Within the Streptomyces sp. NBC_00353 genome, the region CTGCAACGTAACCGGACCTGTGTCCGGATGGTCCGGGGTGTCATTGCACGGGAACGGGACCCGCTGTTAAGTACATCTCGGCACACGGCACTTCGTGGTCTGTACCTTTCCGCGCCCACTGTTCCGCACCGCCCCGTCGTTACTGTTCCCCACGCACCGAGGAGCCGTCCAGCATGTCCCGTACCGCATCAGAGATTGCCACCCAGCCCAGTTGCTGGCGGCGCGCCGCGGAGGCAGGGGCCGCGTTCGACGGACTGCCGCGGCCGGGTGAGCGGGTCGCCGTCACCGGGTGCGGCACCTCCTGGTTCATGGCTATCGCGTACGCGGCGCTGCGCGAGGCGGCCGGGCAGGGCGAGACCGATGCGTTCGCCTCCTCGGAGTTCCCGGCGGGGCGTCCGTACGACCGCGTCGTGGCGATCACCCGCTCCGGCACGACGACCGAGGTCCTCGACCTCCTCGGTGAGCTGCGCGGCAAGGTGGCCACCGTCGCACTGACCGCCGACCCGAGGACGCCCGTGATGGACGCCGCCGACGCCGTGGCCGTACTGGACTGGGCGGACGAGGAGTCGGTCGTCCAGACCCGGTTCGCCACCACCGCGCTGGCCTTCCTGCGAGCCGGCCTGGAGGCGGCAGGTCCGCTTCCGGCGGGGGTGAAGACGGTCGCCGAGGCAGCGGTCGACGCGGAGCTCGCGGTGACGGAGCCGCTGGCGGAGGCGGTCGTCGCGGCCGAGCAGTGGACATTCCTGGGGCGCGGCTGGACGTACGGGCTGGCCCAGGAGGCCGGGCTCAAGATGCGCGAGGCGGCAGGTGCCTGGACCGAGTCGTACCCGGCGATGGAGTACCGCCACGGACCGATCTCGATCACCGGTCCGAACCGGGTCGCGTGGGTGTTCGGCGCACTGCCCGAGGGACTCGCGGGCGAGGTCGCGGGGGTGGGCGGCACGCTGGTGGCCCATGTCACGGCCGACCCGATGGCCGATCTGATCCGGGCCCAGCGGCTCGCGGTCGAGATCGCGGAGTCGAAGGGGTACGACCCCGACCACCCGCGCAATCTTTCGCGCAGCGTGATCCTGGCGCCCTGAGCCGGGGGCCGCGCCGACCGCTCTCATCGTTTTGTATGGATGCGCAACAAACAACGAGAGTGGACTAGACCTATCGGGGTCCGGCGGGCGAAACTGTTTCCCGTGAAACACGTCATCGCCCTCGATGTGGGCGGCACCGGAATGAAGGCCGCCCTGGTCGGGGCCGACGGCACCCTGCTGCACGAGGCCCGGCGCGCGACCGGCCGGGAGCGCGGGCCCGACGCCGTCGTGGAGTCGATCCTCGCCTTCGCCGCGGAGCTGCGCGCCCACGGCGAGGAACAGTTCGGCGAGAGTGCCGCCGCGGCCGGTGTCGCCGTGCCGGGCATCGTCGACGCGGAGAACGGGATCGCGGTCTACGCCTCGAACCTCGGCTGGCGCGACGTACCGATGCGGGACAAGCTCGGCGAGCGGCTCGGCGGAGTGCCCGTCGCGCTCGGCCACGACGTCAGGACCGGTGGCCTCGCCGAGGGCCGGATCGGCGCGGGCAAGGGCGCCGACCGCTTCCTCTTCGTGCCGCTGGGCACCGGTATCGCCGGGGCCATCGGCATCGCAGGCAGCATCGAGGCCGGTGCGCACGGATACGCGGGCGAAATCGGGCACATCGTGGTCCGGCCGGACGGGCCGGACTGCGGCTGCGGACAGCGCGGCTGTCTGGAGACCCTGGCCTCCGCCTCCGCGGTCAGCCGCGCCTGGGCCGCCGCCTCGGGCGACCCGGAAGCCGATGCGGCGGACTGCGCGAAGGCCGTCGAGTCGGGCGATCCCGCGGCCGTACGGGTCTGGCAGAACGCGGTCGACGCGCTCGCCGCCGGGCTGGTCACCGCGCTCACCCTGCTCGACCCGCGCACGCTGATCATCGGTGGCGGGCTCGCCGAGTCGGGGGAAACCTTGTTCGTACCACTCCGTGCGGCCGTCGAGGAACGCGTCACGTTCCAGAAGCTGCCCCACATCGTCCCGGCGGCCCTCGGGGACACCGCTGGATGCCTGGGCGCAGGGCTGCTCGCCTGGGATCTTCTCTCCACGGAGGTATCCGCCTGATGGCCGGACGCGCAGACAGCACGGTTCTCGCAGGGGCCAGGGTGGTTCTTCCCACCGGGACCGTCGAGAACGGGCGGGTGATCGTCGAGGGCACCCGGATCGCCGGCAGTCCACATGAAGACGCCCGGACCGTCGATCTGACCGGCCACTGGGTCGTGCCCGGCTTCGTCGACATGCACAACCACGGCGGCGGCGGCGCGTCCTTCACCTCCGGCACCGTGGACGAGGTCCTGACCGGCGTCCGCACCCACCGCGAGCACGGCACCACCACCCTGGTCGCCTCCACCGTCACCGGCGAGATGGACTTCCTCGCCCAGCGGGCCGGCATCCTCTCGGAGCTCGTCGAGCAGGGCGATCTGGCCGGAATCCACTTCGAGGGCCCGTTCATCTCGCCGTGCCGCAAGGGCGCGCACAGCGAGAAGCTGCTGCGCCACCCGGACCCGGCCGAGGTCCGCAAGCTGATGGACGCGGCGCGCGGCACCGCGAAGATGTTCACGCTCGCCACCGAACTGCCGGGCGGCATCGAGTCGGTGCGGCTGCTCGCCGAGCACGGGGTGATCGCCGCGATCGGGCACACCGACGCGACGTACGAGCAGACCGTCGAGGCGATCGACGCGGGCGCCACCGTCGCCACCCACCTGTTCAACGCGATGCCGCCGCTCGCCCACCGTGAGCCCGGCCCGATCGCCGCGCTCCTGGAGGACGAGCGGATCACCGTCGAGCTGATCAACGACGGTACGCATCTGCACCCGGCCGCCCTGGAGCTGGCCTACCACCACGCGGGCGCCGCCCGCGTCGCCCTGATCACGGACGCGATGGACGCGGCCGGCTTCGGTGACGGTCAGTACCAGCTGGGCCCGCTCGCCGTCGAGGTCAAGGACGGCGTCGCCCGGCTCGTCGAGGGCGGCTCGATCGCGGGCTCCACACTCACCCTGGACACCGCGTTCCGCCGGGCCGTCACCCTCGACAGGATCCCGGTCGACGACGTCGTGCAGTCCATCTCCGCCAACCCGGCGCGCCTGCTCGGCGTGTACGACAAGGTCGGCTCGCTGGAGCCGGGCAAGGACGCCGACCTGGTGGTCCTGGACGCGGACTTCACGCTGAAGGGCGTCATGCGCAAGGGCGATTGGGTCATTGAGCCCCATCTTGGCTGATTCGGCCCATTATTGACGACGGGTCGAATACGTAACGAAGAGAAGGCGGTTGGCCCCGAGGTCTGGGCCGACCGCCGTCTCTTTGGCATGATCGCTTCGTAAACAGCAGGGAAAGCGCGTTCTGGCAAGGGATCCGCGCTCCGGCACGGATCGAAGGGGTGACCGAGGTGATCCTCACGGTCACGCTGAACACGGCACTCGACCTGACGTACGGCGTACCGGCGTTGGTCCCGCACACCAGCCACCGCGTCGGCGACATCTCCGAACGCCCCGGCGGCAAGGGCCTCAACGTGGCCCGGGTGCTCTCCGCACTCGGCCACGAGACCGTGGTCACCGGCTTCGCCGGAGGCGCCACCGGAGCCGTCCTCCGCGACCTGCTGGCCGGCCTCCCGCCGCGCGACGCCCTCGTCGCCGTCGCCGGGAACACCCGCCGTACGATCGCCGTCGTCGACGCGTCCACCGGCGACACCACCCAGCTCAACGAGCCGGGCCCGCTCGTCACCGCCGGGGAATGGGGCGCCTTCCTCACCACGTACCGAAAGCTCCTCGGCGAAGCGGACGCGGTCGCCCTCTGCGGCAGCCTGCCGCCCGGCATCCACGTCGGGGCGTACGCCGAACTGGTCCGCCTGGCCCGCGCCGCCGACGTCCCCGTCCTCCTCGACACCAGCGGCGAACCGCTGCGCCGGGGCATCGCCGCCCGCCCCGACCTGATCAAACCGAACGCCGACGAACTCGCCCAGCTCACCGGCTCCCGCGAACCGCTGCGCGCCACCCGCGACGCCCGCCGCCGCGGCGCGCACGGCGTCATAGCCTCGCTCGGCGCGGACGGCATGCTCGCCGCCACACCCGACGGCACCTGGCGGGCCACGCCGCCCGCCAGGGTCGCGGGCAACCCGACCGGAGCGGGCGACTCCGCAGTGGCCGGACTGCTGTCCGGGCTCGTCGAGGGCCTGAGCTGGCCGGACCGGCTGCGCAGGGCGGTGGCACTGTCAACGGCGACGGTGCTGGCCCCCGCGGCCGGGGAGTTCGACCGGGCGGCGTACGAGGAGCTGCTGTCGCGCGTCCGTGTCGAGGAGTACGCACCGACGACGGCCTGAGCCGCGGAACCGCCCGGCACCATCCCTCAGTCCAGCACCATCCCGCACCATCAGAAGTTTCAGGGGGCAGCATGCCGCTCGTCAGCACCGGTGAACTCGTCTCGGCGGCCCAGGCCGACCGCCGCGGGATCGCCGCCTTCAACGTCATCACGCTGGAGCACGCGGAGGCCATCGCCGCGGGCGCGGAGCGCGCCGGGGCGCCCGCCATCCTGCAGATCTCCGAGAACGCCGTGAAGTTCCACGGCGGCCGGCTCTCCGCCGTCGCCGCCGCGGCGGCCGCCGTCGCCCGTGCCTCCAGCGCGCCGCTCGCCCTCCACCTCGACCACGTCGAGTCCGTCGACCTGCTGCACCAGGCGCACGCGGAGGGCTTCGGCTCGGTGATGTTCGACGCCTCGAAGCTTCCGTACGAGGAGAACGTGCAGGCCACGGCCGATGCGGTGGCCTGGGGCCACGAGCGCGGGATCTGGATCGAGGCGGAGCTCGGCAAGGTCGGCGGCAAGGAGGGCGAGGCCCCGCTCGACGCCCACGCCCCCGGCGTCCGCACGGACCCGGCCGAGGCAGCCGCCTATGTCGCGGCGACCGGCGTGGACGCGCTGGCCGTCGCGGTCGGCTCCTCGCACGCCATGACGGAACGCACCGCCGCCCTGGACCACGCCCTGATCGGGCAGCTGCGCGACGCGGTGACGGTCCCGCTGGTGCTGCACGGCTCCAGCGGCGTCCCGGACGACGAGATCCGCCAGGCGGTCGCCTCGGGCATGCGCAAGATCAATGTGGGCACCGCCCTGAACACGGCATTCACGGGCGCGGTGCGCGCCTACCTGGCCGAGAACCCGACGGGCGTCGACCCGCGCAAGTACCTCGTCCCGGGCCGCGAGGCGATGGCCGCGACGGTGGCGGGATTCCTGGCGCTGATGGGCTGAGGAGCCACCGGGCGGCCGGTCGGAAGAGCCGGCACAGAAGAACTGCCCTACGTCCTCGTCCGAACCGTCGCGGTTCGGAAGAAGGCGTAGGGCAGATCGGTTCCGGGAGTACTCAGCCCTTGGCCGACGTGACCTCGAGCCAGTCGAGGATCACGTCGCACTGGTTGCCGGTCTCGCACGAGATCTTGATCTCGTTGTCGCCCTGGTTCAGAGTCACCGGCGCCCACGTGGTCTGCCAGTTCTTCTCCCAGTTCGGGTCCGAGGACTTCACGAAGTTCTTCAGACCGATGGGCTGGCTGTTGGCCTTGCCGTTGACCGTCAGCGTGGCGTTGGCGTCCTTGGCCGGGATGGCGTACCGCACAGTCAGCCGGTACGACCCCGCCGTCTTCATGGACGCCTTCCAGGTCACCGAGGACCCCGGCTGGTTGAAGCCGGTGACGTACACGCCGTCCGCGCCCTCGGCGCCCTTGATGGTCTTCTCGACCGTGGCCGTGCCGCCCAGCTTCAGCGTCGCCGCGTCCTGCTTCGGCAGCTCCACCGGAGCTTCGGAGGACGACCCGGTGTCCTTCGGCTTCGGGGACTCGTCGACCTGACCGGCGGCACCGGCCGAGGTGGCGGCCTCGTTCTTCTTGTCGTCGTTGCCGTCGCCGGTCATCAGCGCGGCACCGATGCCGATGACCACGACCGCGACGACCGCGACCGCACCGATCAGCAGACCCTTGTTGTTGGGACCGCCCTTGCCGGGGCCACCGGTCCGGCCACGGCCGCCCTGCGTCGCGACCGGTGCGGTGGGCGCACCACCGGGGTAGGTCTCGGGGGCGGCGTACTGCGCATTCGGCCCGCCGTAGGGCGGCTGCGGCTGACCGTACGGTGCCTGCGGCTGGCCGTACGGCTGCTGCTGCGGCACCTGCTGCCCGTACTGGCGCTCGCCCACGGTCCGGACCTGGTTGTACGAGGTCCTCGGCACGCCGGGCTGCGAGACCGGACCCGGGTAGCCGTATCCGCCCTGCCCCGGCGACTGAGCGCCGGCCGCCTGTCCGTCCTCGTACAGGTAGCCGAACGGATCGTCGTCCTCGGGTGTGTTTGCGCCGTTGTTCCCGGCCGTCATCCCTGGGTCACTCCTCACCATGTCGCCAGCCGTCGCCGAAAAATCGCCAGCCGTGGCCGACCGGCCGAGCCTACCTCGAACGGAGCACACCAAGAATTGCCGTTGGCCTCCGGGGCCACTCACTCACCGTGGTGGGGGTACGGCGACGGATGCCGGAACGGACCTGTCGTGAACGTCAGCCGGCCCTGCGGTGAACCTTCGACCGGGACCGCTTTTCCACGTACATCCGCTGGTCGGCGGAGCGCAGCACCTCTTCGGCGGTCATGCCGCAGCCGGCCCAGCCGATCCCGAAGCTCGCCCCGACCCGCACCGCACGACCATCCACCCGAATGGGCGGAATAATGGCGTTTCGGAGACGTACGGCCAGATCCGCGGCATCTGCGGCGCCGAGCCCGTCCGCGAGGACGACGAATTCGTCACCCCCGAGCCGTGCGACGGTGTCGCCGTCGCGCACACAGGTGGTGAGC harbors:
- a CDS encoding SIS domain-containing protein; translated protein: MSRTASEIATQPSCWRRAAEAGAAFDGLPRPGERVAVTGCGTSWFMAIAYAALREAAGQGETDAFASSEFPAGRPYDRVVAITRSGTTTEVLDLLGELRGKVATVALTADPRTPVMDAADAVAVLDWADEESVVQTRFATTALAFLRAGLEAAGPLPAGVKTVAEAAVDAELAVTEPLAEAVVAAEQWTFLGRGWTYGLAQEAGLKMREAAGAWTESYPAMEYRHGPISITGPNRVAWVFGALPEGLAGEVAGVGGTLVAHVTADPMADLIRAQRLAVEIAESKGYDPDHPRNLSRSVILAP
- a CDS encoding ROK family protein is translated as MKHVIALDVGGTGMKAALVGADGTLLHEARRATGRERGPDAVVESILAFAAELRAHGEEQFGESAAAAGVAVPGIVDAENGIAVYASNLGWRDVPMRDKLGERLGGVPVALGHDVRTGGLAEGRIGAGKGADRFLFVPLGTGIAGAIGIAGSIEAGAHGYAGEIGHIVVRPDGPDCGCGQRGCLETLASASAVSRAWAAASGDPEADAADCAKAVESGDPAAVRVWQNAVDALAAGLVTALTLLDPRTLIIGGGLAESGETLFVPLRAAVEERVTFQKLPHIVPAALGDTAGCLGAGLLAWDLLSTEVSA
- the nagA gene encoding N-acetylglucosamine-6-phosphate deacetylase, with product MAGRADSTVLAGARVVLPTGTVENGRVIVEGTRIAGSPHEDARTVDLTGHWVVPGFVDMHNHGGGGASFTSGTVDEVLTGVRTHREHGTTTLVASTVTGEMDFLAQRAGILSELVEQGDLAGIHFEGPFISPCRKGAHSEKLLRHPDPAEVRKLMDAARGTAKMFTLATELPGGIESVRLLAEHGVIAAIGHTDATYEQTVEAIDAGATVATHLFNAMPPLAHREPGPIAALLEDERITVELINDGTHLHPAALELAYHHAGAARVALITDAMDAAGFGDGQYQLGPLAVEVKDGVARLVEGGSIAGSTLTLDTAFRRAVTLDRIPVDDVVQSISANPARLLGVYDKVGSLEPGKDADLVVLDADFTLKGVMRKGDWVIEPHLG
- a CDS encoding 1-phosphofructokinase family hexose kinase, whose product is MILTVTLNTALDLTYGVPALVPHTSHRVGDISERPGGKGLNVARVLSALGHETVVTGFAGGATGAVLRDLLAGLPPRDALVAVAGNTRRTIAVVDASTGDTTQLNEPGPLVTAGEWGAFLTTYRKLLGEADAVALCGSLPPGIHVGAYAELVRLARAADVPVLLDTSGEPLRRGIAARPDLIKPNADELAQLTGSREPLRATRDARRRGAHGVIASLGADGMLAATPDGTWRATPPARVAGNPTGAGDSAVAGLLSGLVEGLSWPDRLRRAVALSTATVLAPAAGEFDRAAYEELLSRVRVEEYAPTTA
- a CDS encoding class II fructose-bisphosphate aldolase — encoded protein: MPLVSTGELVSAAQADRRGIAAFNVITLEHAEAIAAGAERAGAPAILQISENAVKFHGGRLSAVAAAAAAVARASSAPLALHLDHVESVDLLHQAHAEGFGSVMFDASKLPYEENVQATADAVAWGHERGIWIEAELGKVGGKEGEAPLDAHAPGVRTDPAEAAAYVAATGVDALAVAVGSSHAMTERTAALDHALIGQLRDAVTVPLVLHGSSGVPDDEIRQAVASGMRKINVGTALNTAFTGAVRAYLAENPTGVDPRKYLVPGREAMAATVAGFLALMG
- a CDS encoding CBM35 domain-containing protein, with protein sequence MTAGNNGANTPEDDDPFGYLYEDGQAAGAQSPGQGGYGYPGPVSQPGVPRTSYNQVRTVGERQYGQQVPQQQPYGQPQAPYGQPQPPYGGPNAQYAAPETYPGGAPTAPVATQGGRGRTGGPGKGGPNNKGLLIGAVAVVAVVVIGIGAALMTGDGNDDKKNEAATSAGAAGQVDESPKPKDTGSSSEAPVELPKQDAATLKLGGTATVEKTIKGAEGADGVYVTGFNQPGSSVTWKASMKTAGSYRLTVRYAIPAKDANATLTVNGKANSQPIGLKNFVKSSDPNWEKNWQTTWAPVTLNQGDNEIKISCETGNQCDVILDWLEVTSAKG